A segment of the Candidatus Pelagisphaera phototrophica genome:
CGGCTTGCTTTAGCTGAGGAATACGCAGCACAAGCGGGTCGGGCTGTTCGTCCTCTTTCGAACTCAGGCGTTGCCAGTTTTGGCGGGCTTGGTCGGACTGGGCTTTTTCCAAGGCGTAGGAAGAAGTGGTCCGGGCTACTTGCGCTTCGGCATTGGCCAGGGTTGCTTCGAAGTCGGCGGTGTCCAACTCCACGAGGACGTCTCCTTCGCTGAAAAAGGCTCCGTCTTCGAAGTTGGGGCTGATGCGAACGATGCGTCCAGCCACTTCAGAATTGAGCGTGATCTGATCGTGGGGGCGGACGTTGCCTTGACTTGTTATGCGGGTAGGGTATCTTTGGGAGGCCAGCTTGACCACTTGGGTTTTAATGGGTCGCGGCTCGGCTTTTCCTTTTTTGGTTTCCTCGGGTTCGACGGACAGAGTGAGATAGCCGAAAACGCCAATCGCCAGGATCAGAATGGGCGGAAGGAGGCGTACGAGAACAGAGAAAAGGTTTTTTGGGTTCGAAGGGTCGGATGCGCGGTAACCTTGCTCGCTTTGTGACGAGGTATCTTTCGGTTGAGAGCTGCTTTCTGGCGAGGGCATGTGCAGGGTGATCTAAAAGAGAAGTGCGTAAGCTAGGGGTGACTCCGGGACTCGAATTCTGGTTGAGATAATTACGATAGAATACTGTTTTTAGGACACATCGAAAACGCTCGAATCTTCTTTCAGTCGATATGTCGGTTTTTATTAGTAAGAGCTGACCCTACGGCTTTGCCATTGCTTCGGCTTCTTTACGGGTTATGATGCCATTTCCGTTGCGATCGAGGGTGTCGAAGTATTGCCCTTTGTATTCTTTGCGCGTGAGGCGGCCGTCTCTGTTCTGGTCTGCACGGAAAAGGCGGGCAAAGCGTTCAGTGGGCGTGAGATTGGCTCCGCTGCGAGTTTGAGGCTTAGCGGCGGTTTTGAGTTTACCGCCAATTTCGGCGTTGGTCCGGTCCTGGCGAATCCAGCGAGGCGTCTCCATCTGTTCGCTCCAGGCGGTATAGATGGTTCGCGTTTCCTTTAGCTTTTCTGGGTTGCGTTTGGAAAGGTCTCTTTTCTCCCCAATGTCATTGGCGAGATTGAAAAGCATTTCAGGCTGACCACGCATTTTTACGAGTTTCCAATCTCCCACTCGAGCGGCGTGTTGGGTTCCTGCTCGCCAGAAAAGGTTCTGATGGGGCCTCCCTGTTTGATGTCCGTTCAAAAATGGGATAAGGTCTTTGCCATCGAGGGGGTTTTTAGTTGGCAATTGAGCACCGGCGGCGACAAGAGAAGTTACGTGTACGTCGAATCCCATGACGGGTTTTCGGTAGGTTTCGCCAGCTGGAATTTTTCCAAGCCACTGCATGGCGAAAGGAACTCGGATGCCTCCTTCGAGCATTTGCCCTTTGTACCCACTTAGTGGATCGTTTCTCGAAGTCGTTTGAGTCGTGGGTCCACCGTTGTCGCTGTAAAAGAAAACGAGCGAACTCCCTTCTTGGCCGAGATCGCGCACTTTGGTCATTACACGTCCAATCGCGTCGTCTAGGGCGGATAGCATTCCAGCGTAGGTCTTGCGTTTCTTGTCTTTGATGTCTGGAAAACGGCTCTCGTAACGCTGGGTTGCTTCGAGAGGCAAGTGGACCGCATTGAATGAAAAGAAAAGGAAGAATGGTTTTTCGCTTTTCCGGTTTTGTTCAATAAACTCGACGGACTCCCGAGCGAAAGCGTCTGTGAGGTACTCCGATTCGTCATTGTATGGCAGGCCGTGGCGAAACATTTGATGATTCTGGCGAGGGCCATTCGGATAGAATGTTCGGGCGCCGCTGTGGAAGCCATAGGTGTACTCGAATCCACGTTCATGTGGACGGAGGCCTTCCTTAAAACCAACATGCCATTTCCCAACCCAGCAGGTGGCATAACCGACTTCCTTCAGTCTTTCCGCCAGTGTGGGAACTTCGCGTGGTATGCCGAAATTGGGAGCGGAATACTCTTCGGGGCCAGAATTGTTCTCAAACCCGAATCGGTGTTGGTACATTCCAGTAAGCAATCCCGCTCGGGAAGGAGAGCATATGGGATGATTCGCATAACCGTCCGTAAACTTGACTCCTCGTGCAGCGATGGAATCGATATGCGGTGTGGGAATGTCATCACAACCGTTGAATCCAATATCATTATAGCCGAGGTCGTCGGCTAGAAATATGATGATATTTGGCTTCTTGGCAAATACGCTGAGACAAGTAATCGCCGTCAAAAAAACAATGCCTTTGAAAAACCAAAGACATCCCAGCGATTTTTGGATCTGCTGTTTCATCGGCTTTGTTGGGCTACCTGTGGCTCCGATGCCTGTGCTGGTTGCAGAAAGGATTCGCTGAGGACGATTTCCTTGATTAAAGTATGAAACTGGAATTCGTCGTCGATGGTTGCTTGGGCGATTTGGTCGAGTGAGGGAGAATCGGCGATATCGAGCTCGCGACCGAGTGCAAAGGAAAGCACGTGGGCTGCGAAAGCTCGGGTGAAGCGCTCTTTCTCAGCAAGGATAGCGTCTTTGAATTCAACGATATTGTGGAATGCGTGCTTCCGGAAAAGCTTTCCGGAGGTATTAACGATGCGACCGTTCTCGTATTTTTCACGCCAAAGTCCTGCTGGGCCGTAATTCTCTAAAGCGAATCCTAGGGGATCGATTCGATTGTGGCAGCCGGCGCAATCCAGGTTTTCCCTATGAACATCCAACCGTTCGCGCAGAGTGAGCGATTCGATGTCTACTTCATCACTCTTCTCCGGCAGTGGGGGGACGTCCGCAGGGGGCGGTTCTGGCGGGTTGTTGAAGATGACGGATGCGATCCAGGCCCCTCGAGTGATCGGTTTGGTTCGGCTGGCGCTGGAGGTCATTGTCATAACCGCAGCGTTTGTAATGACGCCACCTTGACGCCGGTCTTCAAGTAGCACCCGTTCAAAGGGAACCTGCACGACTGGCGCTGACATTCCACTGGATCTGCCCCCTTCCTGGTACCAGGTTTCAAGAAATTTACTCTGATAACTGTAGGTGGGGTCAATGAGCTCCAAGATGGATCGATTCTCAATTAGAATGGTCTCGAAAAGAAGGAGCGGCTCGAGCATCATATGCATGCTTCCCCGGTACTTAAAATGATAGAACCCCGGCCAGGTATCTCGATCGGGGGTGGATGTGATGATCCGATCGAGCTGCAACCACTGTCCGGGAAAACTGTCGCAAAACCGTTTCAATCGTTCGTCCCGAAGCATTCGCTCGACTTCGGTGACCAGCGTTTTGGGGTTACTCAATTCTCCATTGACCGCTTTTTCTAAAAGAATGGGGTCGGGTATGCTACCCCAAAGAAAGTAGGAAAGCCGCGATGCGAGGGCGGTATCCATGGCTGCGTTCATTTTGCCCTCAGTGACCGGTTGATCCCGCAAGTAGAGAAACCGTGGCGAGGCCAAAGCGGCTGAAGCCATCATTTTCATTGCATCCGTGTAGGTCTCACCTGATTGGATACGTTGTAAGGTGCTTTCAGCGTAGCGATTCAAGGTAGATTCATCTACCGGCTCACGAAACGCCCGAGTAAGAAACGAACGTAGTCGATTACTGATAACGATTGAGAGATTCTCACTAGCGGCGGGAGGAGTGAAAAATGAATGCCACACCCCGCAAGTATCTTCGTTGAAGTCGTCGCTTTCGACAATCGAGCGGCTGAGCTTCAAGAATGATTCCATGAGCAGCGGTGAAATAGATAAGTGGTCGGCTTGGTTGTCGTAGCCATGTTCTGCTCGGAGGTCTTGAGGGAAAGGGCCGACCCCGGCTAGTCTCGGTTCGATCATCTGGGACTTCCCCAGTGGTCGGCTACCTGCCTTTAGGGACGATGGCATGATCCCTGTCTGTGGTTTAAAGTAGTTGCCGTACTCCCGCAACATACGTTCCGGAAGCGTAAAGACTTCCACGTTGAGCTCGAACAAGTCCTGGACCGCGTTATTGTATTGAAAGCGGTTCATGCGCCGAATCGGGGTTTTAGGAAATGAGGTGCGAGCGGCAATCGCCTCTTTCATCAGTGCTTGCAGCTCAGCGATTATCTCCTGTCTCGACTCCGCTGAAAGAGGAGGTTCTTCCTCTGGCGGCATTTCTTCGAATTCGAGGACGTCGATGAGATCCTGAATGCGGTGGGGGGTTCTCAGTAAATCGTCTGAATTCGAAATCTCCAATAAGTTTAGATCCCCT
Coding sequences within it:
- a CDS encoding DUF1592 domain-containing protein, with product MMRLQTIHIFDLKASNTALLCEGHFSPTYPRIKPRQIGHFVTRTLNRMLIPIKQIATPAGIICDVPRLLVFFVIGAKMTPFVNAAEGFNETLLPALAENCIKCHGKDDKIKGDLNLLEISNSDDLLRTPHRIQDLIDVLEFEEMPPEEEPPLSAESRQEIIAELQALMKEAIAARTSFPKTPIRRMNRFQYNNAVQDLFELNVEVFTLPERMLREYGNYFKPQTGIMPSSLKAGSRPLGKSQMIEPRLAGVGPFPQDLRAEHGYDNQADHLSISPLLMESFLKLSRSIVESDDFNEDTCGVWHSFFTPPAASENLSIVISNRLRSFLTRAFREPVDESTLNRYAESTLQRIQSGETYTDAMKMMASAALASPRFLYLRDQPVTEGKMNAAMDTALASRLSYFLWGSIPDPILLEKAVNGELSNPKTLVTEVERMLRDERLKRFCDSFPGQWLQLDRIITSTPDRDTWPGFYHFKYRGSMHMMLEPLLLFETILIENRSILELIDPTYSYQSKFLETWYQEGGRSSGMSAPVVQVPFERVLLEDRRQGGVITNAAVMTMTSSASRTKPITRGAWIASVIFNNPPEPPPADVPPLPEKSDEVDIESLTLRERLDVHRENLDCAGCHNRIDPLGFALENYGPAGLWREKYENGRIVNTSGKLFRKHAFHNIVEFKDAILAEKERFTRAFAAHVLSFALGRELDIADSPSLDQIAQATIDDEFQFHTLIKEIVLSESFLQPAQASEPQVAQQSR
- a CDS encoding sulfatase-like hydrolase/transferase; the encoded protein is MKQQIQKSLGCLWFFKGIVFLTAITCLSVFAKKPNIIIFLADDLGYNDIGFNGCDDIPTPHIDSIAARGVKFTDGYANHPICSPSRAGLLTGMYQHRFGFENNSGPEEYSAPNFGIPREVPTLAERLKEVGYATCWVGKWHVGFKEGLRPHERGFEYTYGFHSGARTFYPNGPRQNHQMFRHGLPYNDESEYLTDAFARESVEFIEQNRKSEKPFFLFFSFNAVHLPLEATQRYESRFPDIKDKKRKTYAGMLSALDDAIGRVMTKVRDLGQEGSSLVFFYSDNGGPTTQTTSRNDPLSGYKGQMLEGGIRVPFAMQWLGKIPAGETYRKPVMGFDVHVTSLVAAGAQLPTKNPLDGKDLIPFLNGHQTGRPHQNLFWRAGTQHAARVGDWKLVKMRGQPEMLFNLANDIGEKRDLSKRNPEKLKETRTIYTAWSEQMETPRWIRQDRTNAEIGGKLKTAAKPQTRSGANLTPTERFARLFRADQNRDGRLTRKEYKGQYFDTLDRNGNGIITRKEAEAMAKP